A window of Haliscomenobacter hydrossis DSM 1100 contains these coding sequences:
- the kbl gene encoding glycine C-acetyltransferase, whose product MYTAKNALTQELQDLREAGLFKSERIITSPQGAEIELNTGKEVLNFCANNYLGLSAHPDVIKAAKEAIDTHGFGMSSVRFICGTQDIHKELEAKISEFLGTEDTILYAAAFDANGGLFEPLLGAEDAIISDELNHASIIDGIRLCKAQRHRYKHNDMNDLEDKLREVAGARRILISTDGAFSMDGTIAQLDKICDLAEKHNAMVMIDECHASGFLGKTGRGTHEYRNVMGRVDIITGTFGKALGGASGGFTASRKEIVEVLRQRSRPYLFSNTLAPAIAGASVKVLELLSSSTALRDKLEVNTKYFRTAMTAAGFDIIPGEHPIVPIMLYDAKLAQQFAARLLDEGIYVIGFFFPVVPQGKARIRVQLSAAHELEHLEKAVAAFTSVGYELGVLK is encoded by the coding sequence ATGTATACAGCAAAAAACGCTTTAACCCAAGAGCTTCAAGACCTGCGCGAAGCGGGCCTGTTCAAATCGGAACGCATCATCACCAGTCCACAAGGTGCCGAAATTGAATTGAACACGGGCAAAGAAGTGCTCAATTTTTGCGCCAACAATTACCTGGGGCTTTCGGCGCATCCAGACGTGATCAAGGCAGCCAAAGAGGCCATCGACACCCATGGATTTGGCATGTCTTCGGTGCGCTTTATTTGTGGCACCCAAGACATTCACAAGGAATTGGAAGCAAAAATATCGGAATTCCTGGGTACCGAGGATACCATTTTGTACGCTGCCGCCTTTGATGCCAATGGTGGTTTGTTTGAACCCCTCCTGGGTGCTGAAGATGCCATCATTTCTGACGAATTAAACCATGCTTCCATCATTGATGGCATCCGTTTGTGCAAAGCCCAGCGCCACCGCTACAAGCACAACGACATGAATGACCTGGAGGACAAACTCCGCGAAGTTGCGGGAGCGCGTCGCATCCTGATTTCCACCGACGGTGCTTTTTCGATGGATGGCACCATTGCGCAATTGGACAAAATTTGTGATTTGGCGGAAAAGCACAATGCGATGGTCATGATCGACGAATGCCATGCCTCCGGCTTTTTGGGCAAAACCGGACGAGGTACCCACGAATACCGCAACGTCATGGGACGGGTCGACATCATCACCGGCACTTTTGGCAAAGCCCTGGGCGGTGCTTCGGGTGGATTTACCGCCTCTCGCAAAGAAATTGTAGAAGTCTTGCGCCAGCGTTCACGGCCTTATTTGTTTTCCAATACCCTGGCACCCGCCATTGCCGGAGCTTCCGTCAAAGTGTTGGAACTCTTGAGTAGCTCTACTGCCCTGCGCGATAAACTGGAGGTCAACACCAAATATTTCCGCACGGCTATGACTGCAGCCGGGTTTGACATCATCCCTGGCGAGCACCCTATTGTACCGATCATGTTGTACGATGCCAAACTGGCGCAACAGTTTGCTGCACGCCTCCTGGATGAAGGCATTTATGTGATCGGGTTTTTCTTCCCGGTCGTACCCCAGGGTAAAGCGCGGATCAGGGTACAACTTTCTGCCGCCCATGAGTTGGAACATTTGGAAAAGGCGGTGGCGGCATTTACGAGTGTGGGGTATGAGTTGGGGGTGTTGAAATGA
- a CDS encoding T9SS type A sorting domain-containing protein — MKKTIYLLLILGFAATNVQAQNITVPKTQRGVVTKLAATWCPFCGAEAWDAYKKMVDDLSTKSLVMVAHRSTSSRLYSATAEKILNAYEPVFYQPYFFFNTKVIGEGDAKTSTEMQKQVDNFAVAATPTAQTGLVVNYNTTKRELEVSAKTEFFKTATGEFYTGIYLIEKSVIAQQSNRGSMANHLNVLRSHFGTSEFGFEVGNGTMSSGFFKVTTTKYTLPATILPENVIIASIIWQKNGNAYTMVNSNWTDQVKSVTVGVRENQELKAGFNVAPNVISSQAVLNFNLPKAGKQVLVQAYNVQGQVVATIFRGSLPAGKHQFQLNRQQLNSKGLYFVRLQVDGQFATRQAVVQ; from the coding sequence ATGAAAAAGACGATCTACCTGTTATTGATTTTGGGGTTTGCCGCAACCAATGTTCAAGCCCAAAACATTACCGTGCCCAAAACACAACGTGGTGTAGTGACCAAACTTGCCGCCACCTGGTGCCCTTTCTGTGGAGCGGAAGCCTGGGATGCGTATAAAAAAATGGTTGACGATTTGAGCACCAAATCCCTGGTAATGGTGGCTCACCGCAGCACCAGTAGTCGCCTCTACAGCGCCACTGCCGAAAAAATCCTGAACGCTTACGAACCCGTATTTTATCAACCTTATTTCTTTTTCAATACCAAAGTGATTGGTGAAGGGGATGCCAAAACCAGCACTGAAATGCAAAAGCAAGTGGACAACTTTGCAGTTGCAGCCACACCTACGGCTCAAACGGGTCTAGTGGTCAATTACAATACCACCAAGCGGGAATTGGAAGTAAGCGCCAAAACCGAGTTTTTCAAAACCGCAACTGGCGAGTTCTATACCGGCATTTATTTAATTGAAAAATCGGTCATTGCCCAGCAATCCAATCGCGGCAGTATGGCGAATCACCTCAACGTTTTGCGCAGCCATTTTGGCACCAGTGAATTTGGGTTTGAAGTGGGCAACGGCACCATGTCGAGTGGCTTTTTTAAAGTTACGACCACCAAGTATACCTTGCCAGCTACCATACTTCCTGAAAACGTCATCATCGCCAGTATCATTTGGCAAAAAAATGGCAACGCCTATACCATGGTTAACTCCAACTGGACCGATCAGGTGAAATCAGTGACCGTGGGTGTACGTGAAAACCAGGAGTTGAAAGCAGGTTTTAATGTTGCGCCAAACGTAATCAGCAGCCAGGCAGTGCTCAATTTCAATTTGCCAAAGGCGGGCAAACAAGTGTTGGTTCAAGCCTATAACGTCCAGGGGCAGGTGGTGGCCACCATTTTTCGGGGAAGTTTACCCGCCGGCAAGCACCAATTCCAACTCAATCGCCAACAATTGAACAGCAAAGGTTTGTATTTTGTACGTTTACAGGTCGACGGGCAGTTTGCTACGCGACAGGCTGTTGTACAGTAA
- a CDS encoding NAD-dependent epimerase/dehydratase family protein, producing the protein MTKKTILITGAGGQIGSVLSKALRQAYGANAVVATDIRSAELGEGPFELLDVLNGNRLHELVKRYRVTQIYHLAAILSARGEQNPKIAWDINMDSLFNVLDVAKEHKLKVFFPSSIAAFGPNTPKQNTPQETITQPTTVYGISKAAGENWCQYYHLKYGIDVRSVRFPGIIGYQSLPGGGTTDYAVDIYHKAVLGESFSCFLRDDTRLPMLYMDDAIQGVLQLMDAPSDQLSVRTSYNLAGVSFTPAEITAEIQRHIPTFSITYNPDFRQAIADSWPQSIDDQAARADWKWQPQFDLARMTTDMLSHLQETYLAEKLMEG; encoded by the coding sequence ATGACCAAAAAAACCATCCTGATTACCGGTGCCGGTGGGCAGATCGGCTCGGTATTGTCTAAAGCACTTCGACAAGCCTACGGAGCCAACGCAGTTGTGGCCACCGACATCCGTAGCGCCGAACTTGGCGAGGGTCCTTTCGAGCTTCTGGACGTACTCAATGGCAATCGACTGCATGAGCTGGTAAAGCGTTACCGGGTTACCCAGATTTACCACCTGGCCGCCATTTTGTCCGCACGAGGGGAGCAAAACCCCAAAATAGCCTGGGACATCAACATGGACAGTTTGTTCAATGTCCTGGATGTAGCCAAAGAGCACAAACTCAAGGTGTTTTTCCCCAGTTCTATTGCTGCATTTGGCCCGAATACACCCAAACAAAACACGCCCCAGGAAACCATTACTCAACCCACTACTGTATATGGGATCAGCAAAGCAGCGGGCGAAAACTGGTGTCAATACTACCACCTCAAATACGGAATCGACGTGCGTTCGGTGCGTTTTCCTGGCATCATTGGTTATCAGTCTTTGCCCGGAGGAGGTACGACCGATTATGCCGTTGACATTTACCACAAAGCCGTATTGGGAGAATCCTTCAGCTGTTTTTTGCGCGATGATACCCGTTTGCCCATGTTGTACATGGACGATGCCATCCAGGGGGTATTGCAACTGATGGATGCCCCCAGTGATCAACTGAGTGTGCGCACCAGCTACAATTTGGCGGGTGTATCTTTCACTCCTGCCGAAATTACTGCCGAAATTCAACGACATATCCCCACTTTCAGCATCACATACAACCCAGATTTCCGACAAGCCATTGCCGATTCCTGGCCACAAAGTATTGACGACCAGGCCGCCCGGGCTGACTGGAAATGGCAACCTCAGTTTGATTTGGCGCGCATGACTACGGATATGCTGAGCCATTTGCAAGAAACGTATCTGGCGGAGAAGTTGATGGAAGGTTGA
- a CDS encoding PspA/IM30 family protein, producing the protein MAEVKFENPEFKPKTFWSRPEGTTGAIFGLAILAGLGYLFVTYLPAILALAQSTLYLALMIVALVAILYMVLDPRMRTLVWYMYKSVMRWVTGMFVTIDPIGILKNYIEDLSDNLTKMRKQIGILRGQMRQMSTLIDDNNKEIDANMRLAAAARDQDKDQQMLLASRKAARLRESNEKYAALHQKMEILYRILSKMHSNSEVLLEDTKDQVKVKEIERKAIRTSHSAMRSAMSVISGDPDKRAMFDAAMDAITEDVANKVGEMENFMDMSSKLMDSIDLQNGMFEEQGLQMLEDWEKKSTLMLMEGTGKTSSSESLDLDSFKTRPEKEARGDNNDYSNLFNN; encoded by the coding sequence ATGGCTGAAGTTAAATTTGAAAATCCCGAATTTAAACCAAAAACTTTTTGGTCAAGACCAGAAGGAACTACTGGTGCTATTTTTGGTTTAGCTATTTTGGCTGGCTTGGGTTACCTCTTTGTAACCTATCTTCCCGCTATTTTGGCATTGGCTCAAAGCACACTCTACCTGGCCTTAATGATTGTCGCTTTAGTGGCTATTCTTTATATGGTACTCGACCCCAGAATGCGTACACTGGTCTGGTACATGTATAAAAGTGTGATGCGTTGGGTTACCGGCATGTTTGTTACCATTGATCCCATTGGTATTCTCAAGAATTACATTGAGGATCTGTCAGATAACCTGACCAAGATGCGCAAACAGATTGGCATTCTGCGTGGTCAGATGCGCCAGATGTCGACCCTGATTGACGACAACAACAAAGAAATTGATGCCAACATGCGTTTGGCTGCAGCTGCCCGCGATCAGGATAAAGACCAGCAGATGTTACTGGCTTCACGTAAGGCTGCCCGCCTGCGCGAAAGCAATGAGAAATACGCCGCCCTCCACCAAAAAATGGAGATTCTTTACCGCATCTTGTCAAAAATGCACAGCAACTCTGAGGTACTGCTGGAAGATACCAAGGATCAAGTGAAAGTGAAAGAAATTGAGCGCAAAGCCATTCGCACTTCTCACTCGGCCATGCGTTCGGCCATGAGTGTCATCAGTGGTGATCCCGACAAGCGCGCCATGTTTGATGCAGCCATGGATGCCATCACCGAAGACGTAGCCAACAAAGTAGGTGAAATGGAAAACTTCATGGACATGTCTTCTAAATTGATGGATTCCATCGATCTGCAAAATGGCATGTTTGAAGAACAAGGCTTGCAAATGCTGGAAGATTGGGAGAAAAAAAGCACCTTGATGTTGATGGAAGGTACGGGTAAAACTTCTTCTTCCGAGTCTCTGGATCTGGATAGTTTCAAAACCCGTCCAGAGAAAGAAGCCCGCGGTGACAACAACGACTACAGCAATCTTTTCAACAATTGA
- a CDS encoding Gfo/Idh/MocA family protein, with the protein MKKIARRKFLEQMAIATPIAAIQPFHLIKSMKTSPADKIRIATIGMGIQGHYDTRSALKDPGVELVAVADLYQGRLDRAKADYGNQLFVTRDYREVLQRKDVDAVLIVTSDHWHGRIALDALAAGKHVYCEKPMVKQISEGLVVIEAWKKSGKTMQVGSQRISGSDAAEARRMIAAGDIGAINYMESNSDRFNSIGAWNYSIPPDASPATVDWDTFLGNAPKRPFDATRFFRWRNYRDYGTGVAGDLFVHLLTSTHYITNSMGPTRIYSSGGLYHWKDGRDVPDVLVSVMDYPQTAQHGAFQAVYRVNFANAGSINNSTRIIGDEGEILFGNGRLTLTKKKLAQAPGYGGYDSFFTFPEETQKEFVKQYDAKYPEDTRKAEPVKEIKYESPKGEDAHALHFLNFFDNIRKGSQGTIEDPEVGFRAAGPALACNESYFAQKVIHWDPVAMKLKKKK; encoded by the coding sequence ATGAAAAAAATAGCACGCAGGAAATTCCTGGAGCAAATGGCGATTGCCACGCCTATTGCTGCCATTCAGCCTTTTCACCTGATTAAAAGTATGAAAACCAGTCCGGCAGATAAGATCCGGATTGCCACCATTGGCATGGGCATTCAAGGGCATTACGATACCCGTTCTGCCCTGAAAGATCCCGGGGTTGAACTGGTAGCGGTAGCCGACTTGTACCAGGGACGGCTCGACCGCGCCAAGGCGGATTATGGCAACCAGCTTTTTGTGACCCGCGACTACCGCGAGGTTCTGCAAAGAAAAGATGTAGACGCCGTACTCATCGTCACTTCCGACCACTGGCACGGACGAATTGCCCTCGACGCACTCGCTGCGGGCAAACACGTCTATTGTGAAAAACCGATGGTCAAACAGATTTCGGAAGGTTTAGTCGTGATTGAAGCCTGGAAAAAATCGGGCAAAACCATGCAAGTTGGCAGCCAACGCATCAGTGGTTCCGATGCTGCGGAGGCACGGCGCATGATTGCTGCAGGCGACATTGGTGCCATCAACTACATGGAATCCAACAGCGACCGGTTCAATTCGATCGGTGCCTGGAACTACTCCATTCCACCGGATGCTTCGCCGGCTACCGTAGATTGGGATACCTTTTTGGGCAATGCGCCCAAGCGGCCTTTTGATGCCACCCGCTTTTTCCGCTGGCGGAATTACCGCGACTATGGCACCGGGGTGGCCGGGGATTTGTTTGTACACCTCCTGACCAGTACCCATTACATCACCAATTCAATGGGCCCAACCCGGATCTACTCTTCCGGCGGATTGTACCATTGGAAAGATGGTCGGGATGTGCCCGATGTACTGGTTTCGGTGATGGACTACCCCCAAACGGCGCAGCATGGCGCATTTCAGGCGGTATACCGCGTCAATTTTGCCAACGCGGGGTCCATCAACAACAGCACACGCATCATTGGTGACGAGGGTGAAATTCTCTTTGGCAACGGCAGACTCACCTTGACCAAAAAGAAGCTGGCCCAGGCACCAGGTTATGGCGGTTATGACAGTTTTTTCACTTTCCCGGAGGAAACCCAAAAGGAATTTGTAAAACAATACGACGCGAAATATCCTGAAGATACCCGCAAGGCCGAACCAGTCAAAGAAATCAAGTATGAATCACCCAAAGGCGAAGACGCTCATGCCTTGCATTTCCTGAATTTCTTTGACAACATCCGCAAAGGTAGCCAGGGAACGATTGAAGATCCGGAGGTGGGATTCCGGGCAGCGGGGCCAGCACTGGCTTGCAACGAGAGTTACTTTGCGCAGAAGGTGATCCATTGGGATCCGGTGGCGATGAAGTTGAAGAAGAAGAAGTAA
- a CDS encoding four helix bundle protein, with the protein MSYNYSFEKMAVWQMSRVFAKKLYQVTREFPKEELFGLTSQIRRATISVSCNLAEGSARMSAKEQQRFYEIAFSSAVEVVNLLILSNDFGYLSDQSYVDLRDEIEKITWLINKLYKK; encoded by the coding sequence GTGAGTTACAATTATTCTTTTGAGAAAATGGCGGTTTGGCAAATGTCTAGAGTTTTTGCAAAAAAGCTCTACCAGGTCACGCGTGAATTCCCTAAAGAAGAATTGTTCGGCTTGACTTCTCAAATCAGGAGAGCCACAATTTCAGTTAGTTGTAATCTAGCCGAAGGAAGCGCTCGCATGTCTGCTAAAGAACAGCAGCGTTTTTACGAAATTGCTTTTTCCAGTGCGGTTGAAGTTGTCAATTTGCTGATTTTGTCAAACGATTTTGGGTATCTCTCGGATCAGTCATATGTTGACTTACGAGACGAAATAGAAAAAATCACCTGGCTTATCAACAAACTCTACAAAAAGTAA
- a CDS encoding outer membrane beta-barrel protein: protein MNHLYAALTTLFLFFQMAILSSQTLTFIGLNGSGWPRNLQVRGVLQGSIEKKNIAQQVELGYVRRENFSIRNPISGAAYYYQPLIGAFELSAFWKMSVNFDEFRFFGLIGPAISHGIEAEAFIVEESGRSYQAIIPWEKLGINRWELGAYAGMGIESITTKGVKIQIDFRYYFGLSDLLPGEASAYNEGALLGMGIGLPLGRRIAH from the coding sequence ATGAACCATTTGTACGCCGCTTTGACGACCTTGTTTCTTTTTTTTCAAATGGCGATACTATCTAGTCAAACCTTGACTTTTATTGGATTAAACGGCTCTGGGTGGCCAAGAAACTTACAAGTTCGTGGGGTCTTGCAAGGCAGTATAGAAAAGAAAAACATTGCCCAACAAGTTGAATTGGGCTACGTACGCCGCGAAAATTTCTCCATCCGCAATCCCATCTCCGGTGCGGCTTATTACTATCAACCACTAATTGGCGCATTTGAGCTCAGTGCTTTTTGGAAGATGAGCGTCAATTTCGATGAATTCCGATTTTTTGGACTGATTGGGCCAGCAATTTCACACGGCATTGAAGCCGAAGCATTCATCGTCGAGGAGTCTGGTCGTTCCTACCAAGCCATCATCCCCTGGGAAAAGCTGGGCATCAATCGTTGGGAATTGGGTGCCTATGCTGGCATGGGCATTGAAAGCATCACGACAAAGGGGGTAAAAATTCAAATCGATTTCCGCTATTATTTTGGGCTAAGTGATCTGTTGCCCGGAGAGGCCTCTGCCTACAATGAAGGTGCCCTGTTGGGCATGGGGATCGGATTGCCTCTAGGGAGACGAATTGCGCATTAA
- a CDS encoding BlaI/MecI/CopY family transcriptional regulator: protein MKAQHPESEQAGVPTKAEMDVLQVLWDCGPSTVRFVNDTLNAQKKAVQYTSTLKQMQVMVEKGMLLRDESSMKHIYTAAIEEQSTKGLMLDKFVDTLYKGSPSNLVMQLLGNKKTSQAELDAIRALLDQHKNEL from the coding sequence ATGAAAGCACAACATCCAGAATCAGAACAAGCAGGGGTTCCTACCAAAGCAGAAATGGACGTCCTGCAAGTACTTTGGGACTGTGGCCCGAGTACGGTTCGTTTTGTCAATGATACTTTAAATGCACAAAAGAAAGCCGTACAGTATACTTCTACCTTGAAACAAATGCAAGTCATGGTGGAAAAAGGAATGCTGCTTCGGGACGAGAGCAGCATGAAACACATCTATACCGCAGCTATCGAAGAACAGTCGACCAAAGGGCTCATGTTGGATAAATTTGTAGACACCCTGTACAAAGGTTCTCCCAGCAATTTGGTGATGCAGTTGTTGGGCAACAAAAAAACATCTCAGGCTGAACTTGATGCCATCAGGGCTCTTTTGGATCAACACAAAAACGAACTTTAA
- a CDS encoding type I restriction enzyme HsdR N-terminal domain-containing protein, with product MINFLPFSESLQIKKQDQKRYIFDPIRKKWLVLLPEELVRQLIVQYLVQEKGYNRNRIAIERGIKVNGLSKRCDILVFDQDMQPFLLIECKAPEISLSADVFHQMAVYNMQLRVPHLMMSNGETSYICKIDVKNQEYTILEDLP from the coding sequence ATGATCAACTTTTTGCCCTTCTCCGAGTCGCTTCAAATCAAAAAACAAGATCAAAAGCGCTACATTTTTGATCCCATTCGCAAAAAATGGCTGGTATTACTGCCCGAAGAACTGGTTCGGCAGCTGATTGTCCAATATTTGGTGCAAGAAAAAGGCTACAACCGCAACCGCATCGCCATTGAACGGGGCATCAAAGTCAATGGGCTCTCCAAACGTTGTGATATTTTGGTATTTGATCAAGACATGCAGCCCTTCTTGTTGATCGAATGTAAAGCCCCCGAAATCTCCTTGAGTGCCGATGTTTTTCACCAAATGGCCGTTTACAACATGCAATTGCGGGTTCCCCACCTCATGATGAGCAATGGCGAAACTTCTTATATCTGTAAAATCGATGTCAAAAATCAAGAATATACCATCTTAGAAGACTTGCCATAA
- a CDS encoding M56 family metallopeptidase: MQFIFATSFVSERAIYALSWTLLHSFWQGIVLALVAGLIMLLCRKAKASARYNLLSGALLLFVIGVGISGLIQWQYQTELLSHKPLVINYPDQEVDPIATFRVGEEVVARVWAESRMHTFVAFFNRYTFVIVALWMLILGIKSIRMGMDLWYLRRVCTYRTHVPHLYWRNRMETLAEQLRISIPVQLLESELIKSPSAIGFFKPIVLVPLGLLNSLPTEQVEAILLHELAHIRRNDYLINFVQCLFENVFFFNPGLLWVSRLIRKERENCCDDIAVAAMNSKTHYINALVAFQEFNLNASKYALAFAGQQKMPLLDRVKRIINHHNYKTLSIMEKISLLASVLLISTVTFLSLNKSQAQSIKENHIPSFTNINVSGNGTAGNPQIMFLQDANGKTYSVKRVDKKIQEMYVNGEKLSEDKYSDYEAVIKEIDEQMERDRAQAEEDRKQAERDREQAVKDRQQADRDREQAMRDQEQAKLDREQAEKDRAQAERDREQAGRDKERALRDEAQSKLDREQAVRDRQQAERDREQAGRDRAQAELDRVQAEKDRKQAEEDRKMLLSLVEDMIKDKLVKDKESINSFKLSNDEFLINGVKQSAELHAKYKAKYVKQANYQINYGNNGFRGNGLWFSKGSLKE; encoded by the coding sequence ATGCAATTTATATTCGCAACATCATTTGTTTCGGAAAGGGCGATTTATGCCCTGAGTTGGACACTCCTACATTCCTTTTGGCAGGGGATTGTACTGGCCTTGGTCGCGGGGCTGATCATGCTTTTGTGCAGAAAGGCTAAAGCCAGTGCGCGCTATAATTTGCTGAGCGGGGCCTTGTTGCTTTTTGTGATCGGTGTAGGCATCAGCGGTTTGATCCAATGGCAGTATCAGACCGAACTCTTGTCCCACAAACCTTTGGTGATCAATTATCCTGATCAGGAAGTAGACCCAATTGCTACCTTCAGGGTAGGAGAGGAGGTGGTGGCCCGGGTTTGGGCTGAGTCTCGGATGCATACATTTGTGGCTTTTTTTAACCGATATACCTTTGTCATCGTTGCACTATGGATGCTTATTTTAGGCATAAAAAGTATCCGCATGGGCATGGATCTGTGGTATTTGCGCCGCGTTTGTACGTACCGCACCCATGTGCCCCATCTGTATTGGCGCAATCGAATGGAAACCCTGGCGGAGCAGCTCAGGATTTCCATTCCAGTACAACTGTTAGAATCGGAATTGATCAAAAGCCCTTCCGCAATTGGCTTTTTTAAACCCATTGTATTGGTACCCTTGGGGTTGTTGAACAGCCTGCCTACTGAACAAGTAGAGGCCATTTTATTGCACGAATTGGCGCACATTCGCCGCAACGATTACCTGATAAATTTTGTGCAATGCCTTTTTGAAAATGTGTTTTTTTTCAATCCTGGACTTTTATGGGTATCCCGGCTGATTCGGAAAGAGCGTGAAAATTGCTGTGATGACATCGCCGTTGCAGCCATGAACAGCAAAACCCACTACATCAATGCACTGGTTGCTTTTCAGGAGTTTAACCTCAATGCTTCGAAATATGCCCTTGCTTTTGCGGGCCAACAAAAAATGCCTTTACTCGACCGGGTAAAGCGCATCATCAATCACCACAACTACAAAACATTAAGTATTATGGAGAAGATCTCATTGCTGGCCAGCGTACTGCTGATCAGTACAGTCACCTTTTTGTCGCTGAACAAAAGCCAGGCGCAATCGATCAAGGAAAATCACATTCCTTCCTTTACCAACATCAATGTGAGTGGCAACGGCACGGCGGGTAACCCACAAATCATGTTCCTGCAAGATGCAAATGGCAAAACGTACAGCGTCAAAAGAGTGGACAAAAAAATCCAGGAGATGTACGTAAATGGAGAAAAACTGAGTGAAGACAAGTACTCCGATTACGAAGCAGTCATCAAGGAAATCGACGAACAAATGGAAAGGGATCGGGCGCAAGCCGAAGAAGACCGCAAACAGGCTGAACGCGACCGTGAACAGGCGGTTAAAGATCGCCAGCAAGCTGACCGCGACCGCGAACAAGCCATGCGGGATCAGGAACAAGCCAAACTCGATCGCGAGCAAGCGGAAAAGGATCGTGCTCAAGCCGAACGGGATCGGGAACAAGCTGGGCGCGACAAAGAACGTGCACTTCGGGATGAAGCTCAATCCAAGTTAGACCGGGAACAAGCGGTGCGCGACCGCCAGCAGGCAGAACGGGATCGCGAACAAGCCGGACGAGACAGAGCACAAGCCGAACTCGACCGCGTGCAAGCCGAGAAAGACCGCAAACAGGCCGAAGAAGACCGTAAAATGTTGCTCAGCCTGGTGGAGGATATGATTAAAGACAAACTGGTGAAGGACAAAGAAAGCATCAACAGCTTCAAACTCTCGAATGATGAGTTTTTGATCAATGGGGTAAAACAATCTGCCGAATTACACGCAAAATATAAAGCCAAATACGTGAAACAAGCGAATTATCAGATCAATTACGGGAACAATGGGTTTCGTGGGAATGGTTTGTGGTTTTCCAAAGGAAGCTTGAAAGAATAG